From a region of the Opitutia bacterium genome:
- a CDS encoding saccharopine dehydrogenase NADP-binding domain-containing protein: protein MKIGIVGAGKVGATIATLLESCKFCTGIVLADARENIDLSGLKKAKFKHVDVKADGQLAGFIKSVDAVVSAAPYFLNKTIASACAAAGVSYFDLTEDVETTNFIRELAKKSKATFMPQCGLAPGAINIVGGSLASSLDQVRLCEMRVGALPGDASNQMKYYLSWSTAGLINEYCQVGEALFGGKHVATMPLDGVERITIDGTEYEAFNTSGGVATMCETFAGKVQELTYKTMRYPGHRDLMKFLLHDLNLAPRQELVTQIFDQEVPLTENDVVVFYVNVVGRDAHGALKQRSFIKKLYGDVVQGRKLNAIQLTTAAGIVGVLELFAKKKLGPGFVKQESVSLKDFLATQWGGKVYGK, encoded by the coding sequence ATGAAGATCGGAATCGTCGGTGCCGGCAAAGTCGGCGCCACCATCGCCACCCTCCTCGAATCCTGCAAGTTCTGCACGGGCATCGTCCTCGCCGACGCCCGCGAGAACATCGACCTGAGCGGCCTGAAGAAGGCGAAGTTCAAGCACGTCGACGTGAAGGCCGACGGCCAGCTCGCGGGTTTCATCAAGAGCGTCGACGCCGTCGTGAGCGCCGCGCCGTATTTTCTTAACAAAACGATCGCCTCCGCCTGCGCCGCGGCGGGCGTGAGCTATTTCGACCTGACCGAGGACGTCGAGACGACGAACTTCATTCGCGAGCTCGCGAAGAAATCGAAGGCGACCTTCATGCCGCAGTGCGGTCTCGCGCCCGGCGCGATCAACATCGTGGGCGGCTCGCTCGCCTCGTCGCTCGACCAGGTGCGCCTGTGCGAGATGCGCGTCGGCGCGCTGCCGGGCGACGCGAGCAACCAGATGAAGTATTACCTCAGCTGGAGCACCGCGGGCCTCATCAACGAATACTGCCAGGTCGGCGAGGCGCTCTTCGGCGGCAAGCACGTCGCCACGATGCCGCTCGACGGCGTGGAGCGCATCACGATCGACGGCACGGAATACGAGGCGTTCAACACCTCCGGCGGCGTCGCGACGATGTGCGAGACCTTTGCCGGCAAGGTGCAGGAACTGACCTACAAGACGATGCGCTACCCGGGCCATCGCGACCTGATGAAGTTCCTCCTCCACGACTTGAACCTCGCGCCGCGCCAGGAGCTCGTGACCCAGATTTTCGACCAGGAAGTGCCGCTGACGGAGAACGACGTCGTGGTGTTCTACGTCAACGTTGTCGGCCGCGATGCGCACGGCGCGCTGAAGCAGCGCAGCTTCATCAAGAAGCTCTACGGCGACGTCGTCCAAGGCCGTAAGCTCAACGCCATCCAGCTGACGACCGCCGCCGGCATCGTCGGCGTGCTCGAGCTCTTCGCGAAGAAGAAGCTCGGCCCCGGCTTCGTGAAACAGGAGTCGGTTTCGCTGAAGGATTTCCTCGCCACCCAGTGGGGCGGCAAAGTTTACGGCAAATAA
- a CDS encoding FAD-binding protein produces the protein MRSLYATDASEYQEMPLAVAFPHDEHDVGELVRFAHENGIGLIPRAAGTSLAGQVVGHGIIVDSGRHMNAILATDVTRRRVRVQPGVVRNNLNVALAPHKLLFPPETATANRAMIGGMVGNNSCGANSIVYGTTREHLVSTRGFLADGSLVTFGPLTRAEFDAKCAGPADSLEAKIYRTVRDILSDGKNRQLIRDNYPKPTVTRRNTGYALDRLMECQIFDASSEKPFNLCQLIAGSEGTLFFGTEFELNLEPLPPAGGLLCAHFKTIDDSLRATLIAMRHKPFGCELIDRHILECTKSNLEQTKNRFFVQGDPGAVLVIEIRHEDRGFIEREFAAIEAECRAAGYGYAFPTVWGADVNRVWELRRAGQGIMNNVEGDAKPREVVEDTAVAVEDLPDYIAEFDAMLKSKYGVSTVYYAHAGAGELHTRPLFDLKTPEGLKMFRGIATDVAKLVKKYRGSLSGEHGDGRLRGEFIEFMVGAECYAMMRRIKETFDPQGIFNPGKIIDTPPMDTSLRHSPGHAQPQYETFFDFASSQGVLGAAEKCTGVGECRKAHFTGGTMCPSYMATRDEKSSTRGRANTLRHALSHPEDLTNPWDSAEIAEVMDLCLSCKGCKAECPSNVDMARLKAEWAQHYQDAHGVKLRSRLVANFSKSMRLASLWPAAYNWVLAQPDLALLIKKFARFHPKRSMPELSPVTLAKWHRKNANQTAPTHAADGRARPLGAPQGHSQTNGRPSDPALPAYPNGRVYLFCDEFTNYNDADVGAAAVELLNRLGYEVVIPQHVDSGRAHFSKGLVREAKQFAVRNVELLKDVVTAQTPLIGLEPSAILGFRDEYPDLVPAELKPAAKTLAKHALLIDEFIAREADAGRIKKSAFTTRAQTIKLHGHCHQKALSSLVPSVKMLELPANYKVQLIPSGCCGMAGSFGYEEEHFEVSQQIGELVLFPTVRKTPEDVLIAAPGTSCRHQIKDGTGRKALHPIVILRDALA, from the coding sequence ATGCGCTCGCTCTACGCGACCGACGCCTCCGAATACCAGGAGATGCCGCTCGCCGTCGCGTTCCCGCACGACGAGCACGACGTCGGCGAACTCGTCCGCTTCGCGCACGAGAACGGCATCGGTCTCATCCCGCGCGCCGCCGGCACCTCGCTCGCGGGCCAGGTCGTGGGCCACGGCATCATCGTCGACTCCGGCCGGCACATGAACGCCATCCTCGCCACCGACGTCACGCGCCGCCGCGTGCGCGTGCAACCGGGCGTCGTGCGCAACAACCTCAACGTCGCCCTCGCGCCGCACAAACTCCTCTTCCCGCCCGAGACCGCCACCGCCAACCGCGCGATGATCGGCGGCATGGTCGGCAACAACTCCTGCGGCGCCAACTCCATCGTCTACGGCACCACCCGCGAACACCTCGTCTCCACCCGCGGCTTCCTCGCCGACGGCTCGCTGGTCACCTTCGGGCCGCTCACGCGCGCCGAGTTCGACGCGAAGTGCGCCGGCCCGGCCGATTCCCTCGAAGCGAAAATCTACCGCACCGTCCGCGACATCCTGAGCGACGGCAAAAACCGCCAGCTCATCCGCGACAATTACCCGAAGCCCACCGTCACGCGCCGCAACACCGGCTACGCGCTCGACCGGCTGATGGAGTGTCAGATTTTCGACGCGTCGTCCGAAAAACCCTTCAACCTCTGCCAGCTCATCGCCGGCTCCGAGGGCACGCTCTTCTTCGGCACCGAGTTCGAGCTCAACCTCGAGCCGCTCCCGCCGGCGGGCGGATTGCTCTGCGCGCATTTCAAGACGATCGACGACTCGCTGCGCGCGACGTTGATCGCGATGCGCCACAAGCCGTTCGGCTGCGAACTCATCGACCGCCACATCCTCGAGTGCACGAAGTCCAATCTCGAGCAGACGAAGAACCGCTTCTTCGTGCAGGGCGATCCGGGCGCCGTGCTCGTGATCGAGATCCGCCACGAGGATCGCGGCTTCATCGAGCGCGAGTTCGCCGCCATCGAGGCCGAATGCCGCGCCGCCGGCTACGGCTACGCGTTCCCCACCGTCTGGGGCGCCGACGTCAATCGCGTCTGGGAACTCCGCCGCGCCGGCCAAGGCATCATGAACAACGTCGAGGGCGACGCGAAGCCCCGCGAAGTCGTCGAGGACACCGCCGTCGCCGTCGAGGATTTGCCGGACTACATCGCCGAGTTCGACGCGATGCTGAAATCGAAATACGGCGTCAGCACCGTCTACTACGCCCACGCCGGCGCCGGCGAACTGCACACGCGCCCGCTCTTCGACCTGAAAACGCCGGAGGGCCTGAAGATGTTCCGCGGCATCGCCACCGACGTCGCGAAGCTCGTCAAAAAATACCGCGGCTCGCTCTCCGGCGAGCACGGCGACGGCCGCCTGCGCGGCGAGTTCATCGAGTTCATGGTCGGCGCCGAGTGCTACGCCATGATGCGCCGCATCAAGGAGACGTTCGACCCGCAGGGCATTTTCAATCCCGGCAAGATCATCGACACGCCGCCGATGGACACCTCGCTGCGCCACTCGCCCGGCCACGCGCAGCCGCAATACGAGACGTTCTTCGACTTCGCCTCCTCGCAGGGTGTGCTCGGCGCCGCCGAAAAATGCACCGGCGTCGGCGAGTGCCGCAAAGCGCACTTCACCGGCGGGACGATGTGTCCGAGCTACATGGCCACGCGCGATGAGAAGAGCTCCACGCGCGGCCGCGCCAACACCCTCCGCCACGCCCTCTCCCACCCCGAGGACCTGACGAACCCGTGGGACAGCGCCGAGATTGCTGAGGTCATGGACCTCTGCCTCTCGTGCAAAGGCTGCAAAGCCGAGTGCCCGTCGAACGTCGACATGGCGCGCCTCAAGGCCGAGTGGGCGCAGCACTATCAGGACGCGCACGGCGTGAAGCTCCGCTCGCGCCTCGTCGCGAACTTCTCGAAGAGCATGCGCCTCGCCTCGCTCTGGCCCGCCGCCTACAATTGGGTGCTCGCGCAGCCCGACCTCGCGCTCCTCATCAAGAAATTCGCGCGCTTCCACCCGAAGCGCAGCATGCCCGAGCTCTCACCGGTCACGCTCGCGAAATGGCACCGCAAGAACGCGAATCAAACCGCCCCGACGCACGCCGCCGATGGTAGGGCGCGACCGCTGGGCGCGCCACAAGGACACTCGCAAACGAACGGCCGGCCCAGCGATCCAGCCCTACCCGCCTACCCCAACGGCCGCGTCTACCTTTTCTGCGACGAGTTCACGAACTACAACGACGCCGATGTCGGCGCCGCCGCCGTCGAGTTGCTCAACCGCCTCGGCTACGAAGTTGTCATTCCGCAACACGTCGACTCCGGTCGCGCTCACTTCTCGAAGGGCCTCGTCCGCGAGGCGAAGCAGTTCGCCGTCCGCAACGTCGAGTTGCTGAAGGACGTCGTCACCGCGCAGACGCCGCTCATCGGCCTCGAGCCGTCCGCGATCCTGGGCTTCCGCGACGAGTATCCCGACCTCGTCCCCGCCGAGTTGAAACCCGCCGCCAAGACGCTCGCGAAGCACGCGCTGCTCATCGACGAGTTCATCGCCCGCGAAGCCGACGCCGGCCGCATCAAGAAGTCCGCTTTCACCACGCGCGCGCAGACGATCAAGCTCCACGGCCACTGCCACCAGAAGGCGCTCTCATCGCTCGTCCCATCGGTGAAGATGCTCGAGCTGCCCGCGAACTACAAAGTGCAGCTCATCCCCAGCGGCTGCTGCGGCATGGCGGGCTCGTTCGGCTACGAGGAGGAACACTTCGAAGTTTCGCAGCAAATCGGCGAACTCGTGCTGTTCCCCACGGTGCGCAAAACGCCCGAGGACGTGCTCATCGCCGCGCCGGGCACGAGTTGCCGTCACCAAATCAAGGACGGCACCGGCCGGAAGGCGCTGCACCCGATCGTCATTCTGCGCGACGCGCTGGCCTGA
- a CDS encoding inclusion body family protein, with translation MQSTEAASAASIDVLIVIDTEYVKSHYPHPSQDPNNPTGIDHNSQFMICTDPRGVVAGQGTADLNFRANAGDFVSFRGTSIYQNSDDAVIIYGIKFWSGTQVFNQFVPNLVNRQRAVMPNTNTSNGLPAVQASINFTSLDTRVARSGKENFYVLFALYTLGPDGQTQNLFGYYFWDPSVTVS, from the coding sequence ATGCAATCCACCGAAGCCGCCAGCGCGGCCTCCATCGACGTCCTGATCGTCATCGACACGGAATACGTGAAGTCGCACTACCCGCACCCCAGCCAGGATCCGAACAACCCCACCGGCATCGACCACAACAGCCAATTCATGATCTGCACCGATCCGCGCGGGGTCGTCGCCGGCCAGGGCACGGCCGATCTGAACTTCCGCGCCAACGCCGGCGACTTCGTCTCCTTCCGCGGCACGTCGATCTACCAGAACTCGGACGACGCCGTCATCATCTACGGCATCAAGTTTTGGAGCGGCACTCAGGTGTTCAACCAGTTCGTCCCCAACCTCGTGAATCGTCAGCGCGCGGTGATGCCGAACACGAACACCTCGAACGGCCTGCCGGCCGTGCAGGCGAGCATCAACTTCACCTCGCTGGACACGCGCGTGGCGCGCTCCGGCAAGGAGAACTTCTACGTGCTCTTCGCCCTCTACACGTTGGGCCCCGACGGCCAGACGCAGAACCTGTTCGGTTACTACTTCTGGGATCCGTCGGTGACGGTCTCCTGA
- a CDS encoding sensor histidine kinase, which produces MSLALPKSTREHRTEYYGAFAFGSVILTCFLSFVTVRRLEGTPGQIAFTFALGAIYAVLGVLCDGLSCRIGRHGKIINYLAMCAVVVTLLFVSPVRGFFGIIVLPLVSQAIFDFNWKAATFASLALFAASVSVFGYYYGPRAVPEAIMSYTAAFAFTAVFTIITRKALAAREREEKLRRELEAANEKLRAYAAQAEELATTRERNRLAREIHDGVGHYLTVVKTQLDVAAAVCSTNPAQAKTTVEKAAKLTAEALDDVRRSVGTLRADAARPPLPEAIKQLAAHGEPVPTLAIEGTPRSLPPAVEHALFRAVQEGLTNIRKHARATSALVRLDFRDSQRVHLELSDNGVGRNGEKSTGGFGLTGIRERVELLGGTVSAANRLEGGFALRVEVPA; this is translated from the coding sequence ATGAGCCTCGCGTTGCCCAAGTCCACCCGCGAACACCGCACCGAATACTACGGCGCGTTCGCCTTCGGCAGCGTGATCCTCACCTGCTTTCTCTCGTTTGTGACCGTGCGCCGCCTCGAAGGCACACCGGGACAAATCGCGTTCACGTTCGCTCTCGGCGCGATCTACGCCGTTCTCGGCGTGTTGTGCGACGGACTTTCCTGCCGTATCGGGCGGCACGGAAAAATCATCAACTACCTCGCGATGTGCGCCGTGGTCGTGACGTTGCTCTTCGTCAGCCCCGTCCGCGGCTTCTTCGGCATCATCGTGCTGCCGCTCGTCAGCCAAGCGATTTTTGATTTCAACTGGAAAGCCGCGACGTTCGCCAGCCTTGCCCTCTTTGCCGCAAGCGTCTCCGTCTTCGGCTACTATTACGGCCCGCGCGCCGTGCCCGAGGCGATCATGAGCTATACCGCGGCGTTCGCGTTTACCGCCGTGTTCACGATCATTACCCGCAAGGCCCTCGCCGCCCGCGAGCGCGAGGAGAAGCTCCGCCGCGAACTCGAAGCCGCCAACGAAAAGCTCCGCGCCTACGCCGCCCAGGCCGAGGAACTCGCCACCACCCGCGAGCGCAACCGCCTCGCGCGCGAAATCCACGACGGCGTCGGCCACTACCTCACGGTCGTGAAGACCCAGCTCGACGTCGCCGCCGCGGTTTGCTCGACCAATCCCGCGCAAGCCAAGACCACCGTCGAAAAAGCCGCCAAGCTCACCGCCGAGGCGCTCGACGACGTCCGCCGCTCGGTCGGCACACTCCGCGCCGACGCCGCGCGCCCGCCGCTGCCCGAAGCGATCAAGCAGCTCGCCGCGCACGGCGAGCCCGTGCCCACCCTCGCCATCGAAGGCACACCGCGCTCCCTGCCGCCTGCCGTCGAGCACGCCCTGTTCCGCGCGGTGCAGGAAGGCCTCACCAACATCCGCAAGCACGCCCGCGCCACCTCCGCTCTCGTGCGTCTCGATTTCCGCGACTCCCAGCGCGTGCACCTCGAACTCTCCGACAACGGCGTCGGCCGAAACGGAGAGAAGTCCACCGGCGGCTTCGGCCTCACCGGCATCCGCGAACGCGTCGAGCTGCTCGGCGGCACCGTCAGCGCGGCCAACCGTCTCGAAGGCGGCTTCGCCCTGCGCGTGGAGGTTCCCGCATGA
- a CDS encoding response regulator transcription factor, which produces MKKLRILLVDDQSLFREALRALLTLQPDFEIVAEAENGERALALAKVHKPDVILMDLRMPVMGGVEATRRIMQALPQSRVVVLTTFDEDEEIFEAMRAGALGYLLKACSAEKLCESVRAAAKGASVLEPSVAAKMMAELTRLSAREGKRVSQPLAEPLSSRELGVLRLLAAGRSNKEIGSELGITEGTVKNHMTNVLGKLGVLDRTQAALRARELGLI; this is translated from the coding sequence ATGAAAAAACTTCGCATCCTGCTCGTCGACGACCAGTCGCTCTTCCGCGAAGCGCTGCGCGCGCTGCTCACGTTGCAGCCCGACTTCGAGATCGTCGCCGAAGCCGAGAATGGCGAGCGCGCCCTCGCCCTGGCGAAAGTCCACAAGCCCGACGTCATTCTCATGGATCTCCGCATGCCCGTGATGGGCGGCGTCGAGGCGACTCGCCGCATCATGCAGGCCCTGCCGCAATCGCGCGTCGTCGTGCTCACCACCTTCGACGAGGACGAGGAAATCTTCGAAGCCATGCGCGCCGGCGCACTCGGTTACCTGCTCAAAGCCTGCTCCGCCGAAAAACTCTGCGAATCCGTCCGTGCCGCTGCCAAGGGCGCCTCCGTCCTCGAGCCGAGCGTCGCCGCCAAGATGATGGCCGAGCTCACGCGCCTCAGCGCGCGGGAAGGCAAACGAGTTTCCCAGCCCCTCGCCGAGCCGCTCTCGTCGCGCGAACTCGGTGTGCTCCGCCTGCTCGCCGCCGGCCGCAGCAACAAGGAAATCGGCTCCGAACTCGGCATCACCGAAGGCACGGTGAAGAACCACATGACGAACGTCCTCGGCAAACTCGGCGTCCTCGACCGCACGCAGGCGGCTCTCCGCGCGCGCGAGCTCGGCCTGATCTGA
- a CDS encoding ABC transporter permease translates to MSSTLADLAAALRSLRRAPGFSALALAMLALGIGANVAIFSIFRSIVLNPLPYAEPERLVGFTSINAAKAVTMPALSAAAARDFRDRAKSFAKLGAFRPDFASYAPAGGEPVQLIATHVNEDFFAVFGVKPALGRAFNADEFSFGSARTAVLSHAAWRRHFGERASVIGETITLNDMPTTILGVMPESFREPEFVEIWLPFPQEAPEYMVRDSRFWNTVGRLAPGVSLGAAQAEAAAIAEGFAREFAATEKGWTVQLQPLLTLRVGDMRRSLLLLVGAVGLVLLVACVNLANLMLARGVSRLQELAVRLALGATPSRLARAVLTESLLLSLLGGAGGVALAWIGLPLLTRQLPGGLVPRSHTIAVDGGALLFALVAATLTGLVFGALPAWQVLRTNVNETLKSGGAKGGTSRFASRAQAALVAGQVALTLIVLSGAALLMKSLLNLQRTPPGFDARDVLTVRLAPPSTKWETFTELAAYYDRAVEEVRRVPGVQSAGISSSAPLCGISLRYPLTVQGRAKTDGDADEAVFNSVTADFLRTLRIPLVQGRGLDERDDARAPKVCLINQTLAKRLFGDASPLGQRIQTLPWLAREYREIVGVVADVKQDNLSDPPPAQIYVPSPQSPWFFTTLVVRAQGGSALTASVQAALRRADPTASMTIRSLEENIARTASLPRLRTALFALFGAVALGLSAFGIYASMAFTVSQRLREIGVRMALGASPARVLGETLARAGRLVAGGLVVGLLGAVALAQLLRGLLYGVEPTDPWVLGAIALFVPLVALAASAHPAFSAARLNPVQALQHE, encoded by the coding sequence ATGTCCTCCACGCTCGCCGATCTCGCCGCCGCCCTCCGCTCGCTCCGCCGCGCACCCGGTTTCTCCGCGCTCGCCCTCGCGATGCTCGCCCTCGGCATCGGCGCCAACGTCGCGATCTTCTCCATCTTCCGCTCCATCGTCCTCAACCCGCTGCCCTACGCGGAGCCCGAGCGTCTCGTCGGCTTCACGTCGATCAACGCCGCCAAGGCCGTCACGATGCCCGCGCTCTCCGCCGCGGCCGCGCGCGACTTCCGTGACCGCGCCAAGTCCTTCGCAAAACTCGGCGCGTTCCGCCCCGACTTCGCCTCCTACGCGCCCGCCGGCGGCGAACCGGTCCAACTCATCGCCACGCACGTCAACGAGGACTTCTTCGCCGTCTTCGGCGTGAAGCCCGCGCTCGGCCGCGCGTTCAACGCCGACGAATTCAGCTTCGGCTCCGCCCGCACCGCCGTGCTCAGCCACGCCGCGTGGCGCCGGCATTTCGGCGAACGCGCGAGCGTCATCGGCGAAACGATCACGCTGAACGACATGCCGACCACCATCCTCGGCGTCATGCCGGAGTCGTTCCGCGAACCCGAGTTCGTCGAGATCTGGCTCCCGTTCCCGCAGGAGGCGCCGGAGTATATGGTGCGCGACTCGCGTTTCTGGAACACCGTCGGTCGTCTCGCGCCCGGCGTCTCGCTCGGCGCCGCACAAGCCGAGGCCGCCGCGATCGCCGAAGGCTTCGCGCGCGAATTCGCCGCCACGGAAAAAGGCTGGACCGTCCAACTCCAGCCGCTCCTCACACTGCGCGTCGGCGACATGCGCCGCTCGTTGCTCCTGCTCGTCGGCGCGGTCGGTCTCGTGCTGCTCGTCGCCTGCGTCAACCTCGCCAACCTCATGCTCGCGCGCGGCGTCTCGCGCCTACAGGAACTCGCCGTCCGCCTCGCGCTCGGCGCGACTCCCTCCCGGCTCGCGCGCGCCGTGCTCACCGAAAGCCTGCTCCTCTCGTTGCTCGGCGGCGCGGGCGGCGTCGCGCTCGCGTGGATCGGTCTGCCGTTGCTCACGCGCCAGCTGCCGGGCGGCCTCGTGCCGCGCTCGCACACGATCGCTGTCGACGGCGGCGCCCTGCTCTTCGCGCTCGTCGCGGCGACGCTCACCGGCCTCGTCTTCGGCGCGCTGCCCGCGTGGCAGGTGCTGCGCACGAACGTGAACGAGACGCTCAAATCCGGCGGCGCCAAGGGCGGCACGAGCCGCTTCGCGTCCCGCGCCCAGGCCGCACTCGTCGCCGGACAGGTTGCGCTGACCCTCATCGTCCTCTCGGGCGCGGCGTTGTTGATGAAAAGCCTGCTCAATCTCCAGCGCACGCCGCCGGGCTTCGATGCGCGCGACGTGCTCACCGTCCGTCTCGCGCCGCCGTCGACGAAATGGGAAACCTTCACCGAGCTCGCCGCCTACTACGATCGCGCCGTCGAGGAAGTTCGCCGCGTGCCGGGCGTGCAATCCGCGGGCATCAGCTCCAGTGCGCCGCTCTGCGGCATCTCGCTGCGCTACCCGCTCACCGTGCAGGGCCGCGCCAAGACCGATGGCGACGCCGACGAGGCCGTCTTCAACAGCGTCACCGCCGACTTCCTGCGCACGCTCCGCATTCCCCTCGTGCAAGGCCGCGGCCTCGACGAGCGCGACGACGCGCGCGCGCCGAAGGTTTGCCTCATCAACCAGACGCTCGCGAAGCGCCTCTTCGGCGACGCCAGTCCGCTCGGCCAGCGCATCCAGACGCTGCCGTGGCTCGCGCGCGAGTATCGCGAGATCGTGGGCGTCGTGGCCGACGTGAAGCAGGACAATCTCTCCGATCCGCCGCCCGCGCAGATCTACGTGCCTTCGCCGCAAAGTCCGTGGTTCTTCACCACGCTCGTCGTCCGCGCCCAAGGCGGCTCCGCGCTCACCGCCTCGGTCCAAGCCGCGCTGCGCCGCGCCGACCCGACGGCGTCGATGACGATCCGCTCGCTCGAGGAAAACATCGCGCGCACGGCGTCGTTGCCGCGCCTGCGCACGGCGTTGTTCGCGCTCTTCGGGGCGGTGGCGCTCGGGCTGTCGGCGTTCGGCATCTACGCGAGCATGGCGTTCACGGTCAGCCAGCGCCTGCGCGAAATCGGCGTCCGCATGGCGCTCGGCGCCAGCCCGGCGCGCGTGCTCGGCGAGACGCTCGCCCGCGCCGGCCGGCTCGTCGCGGGAGGGCTCGTCGTCGGCCTGCTCGGCGCCGTGGCGCTCGCACAGCTGCTCCGCGGCCTGCTCTACGGCGTCGAACCCACCGACCCGTGGGTGCTCGGCGCGATCGCGCTGTTCGTGCCGCTCGTCGCCCTCGCCGCCAGCGCGCACCCGGCCTTCAGCGCCGCGCGCCTCAACCCGGTCCAAGCGCTCCAGCACGAATGA
- a CDS encoding tetratricopeptide repeat protein: protein MKTQLRSLLAALAALFIALSASAETALETAAAALKSGDLAAADAALAPLATAEKPEPAALHLLSQVRLGQKNTKDAAALAEKAAQLAPTNADYHAQFGLALSARMPELGFMQQAMVAGKMRKAFEKAVELDPKNLNALIGLTRYFTNAPEIAGGSLTKAAEFAARVKEIDPFLGELELGRIADRSEKSADALAHFQAAAQLKPDAAGAHFNCGRMLAKLGRKDEARASFTTALKLNANFDAAKKALADLDAPAAKN, encoded by the coding sequence ATGAAAACCCAACTCCGATCCCTCCTCGCCGCCCTCGCGGCCTTGTTCATCGCGCTCTCCGCTTCAGCGGAGACTGCACTCGAAACCGCGGCCGCCGCCCTGAAGTCCGGCGACCTCGCCGCGGCCGACGCCGCGCTCGCGCCTCTGGCCACCGCCGAGAAACCCGAACCCGCCGCGCTTCATCTGCTCAGCCAGGTGCGCCTCGGCCAAAAAAACACCAAGGACGCCGCTGCGCTCGCCGAAAAAGCCGCGCAGCTCGCGCCCACCAACGCCGACTACCACGCGCAATTCGGCCTCGCGCTCAGCGCGCGCATGCCGGAACTCGGCTTCATGCAACAGGCCATGGTCGCCGGTAAGATGCGCAAGGCCTTCGAGAAAGCCGTCGAACTCGACCCGAAGAACCTGAATGCCCTCATCGGCCTCACCCGCTATTTCACCAACGCACCTGAGATCGCCGGCGGCAGCCTGACCAAGGCCGCGGAGTTCGCCGCGCGCGTGAAGGAGATCGACCCGTTCCTCGGCGAACTCGAGCTCGGCCGCATCGCCGACCGCAGCGAGAAATCCGCGGACGCGCTCGCGCACTTCCAAGCTGCCGCGCAGCTCAAGCCCGACGCGGCCGGCGCCCACTTCAACTGCGGTCGCATGCTCGCCAAGCTCGGTCGCAAGGACGAGGCACGCGCGTCCTTCACCACCGCGCTGAAGCTCAACGCAAACTTCGACGCCGCTAAAAAGGCCCTCGCCGACCTCGACGCGCCCGCCGCAAAGAACTGA
- a CDS encoding tetratricopeptide repeat protein, with the protein MTSFLLRLFASTVLAGAAIAFAQSPTDRAAELLDKGQFLAAEQLIESLALAKRPDPVAVWELSRVRIGQQLTEDGIKLAEKAIKLDPTQARFHAQLGSAYMVHMATAGRLDRSSYAGKMRKAFEKALQLDPKNATALAGLARYHWNFGTTKEDLAKATDYAEAARKIDAYAGEFELGSVAVRRNDMPTALTHFEAAVAAKPDSIEAQTACGLALLRLGRRAEARERFQTALKLSPAAEMARDSLQILDKAEELDAKKR; encoded by the coding sequence ATGACTTCGTTCCTCCTTCGCCTGTTCGCCTCCACCGTCCTCGCCGGTGCGGCGATTGCCTTCGCCCAATCGCCCACGGACCGCGCCGCCGAGCTGTTGGACAAAGGACAGTTTCTCGCCGCCGAGCAGCTCATCGAGTCGCTGGCCCTCGCCAAAAGACCCGACCCGGTCGCTGTCTGGGAACTCAGCCGCGTGCGCATCGGCCAGCAGTTGACCGAGGACGGCATCAAGCTCGCCGAAAAAGCCATCAAGCTCGACCCGACGCAGGCGCGCTTCCACGCGCAACTCGGCTCCGCCTACATGGTCCACATGGCCACCGCCGGCCGGCTCGACCGCAGCTCCTACGCGGGCAAAATGCGCAAGGCGTTCGAAAAGGCGTTGCAGCTCGACCCGAAGAACGCGACCGCGCTCGCCGGACTCGCGCGCTACCACTGGAATTTCGGCACGACCAAGGAAGACCTCGCCAAAGCAACCGACTACGCCGAAGCCGCGCGCAAGATCGACGCCTACGCCGGCGAGTTCGAGCTCGGCTCGGTCGCCGTGCGGCGAAACGACATGCCCACCGCGCTCACGCATTTCGAGGCGGCGGTCGCGGCGAAGCCCGACAGCATCGAGGCGCAGACGGCCTGCGGACTCGCGCTGCTCCGTCTCGGCCGCCGCGCCGAGGCGCGCGAGCGATTCCAGACCGCGCTGAAACTTTCGCCGGCCGCCGAGATGGCGCGCGACTCGCTGCAGATCCTCGACAAGGCCGAAGAGCTCGACGCGAAGAAACGTTGA